One region of Salvia miltiorrhiza cultivar Shanhuang (shh) chromosome 3, IMPLAD_Smil_shh, whole genome shotgun sequence genomic DNA includes:
- the LOC131015153 gene encoding G-type lectin S-receptor-like serine/threonine-protein kinase SRK — translation MIFTIVLGQMRHAACLLFLLSSIWLCNAEDTMRPNTVLRENDTLVSAAGVFELGFFRDAVSGHVFVGIWFKNLAKKKPVWVANRDNPLEHLYAAFMIRDDGNLIATDRRQAPMLVNYGKLATTSNTTATLLDSGNLVLRQENGGGGGEIIWQSFDFPTDTLLPGMRLGWFRLQTPQPRRQILLSWLGPQNPSRGDFTVGTAYEDASRVAVWNRDVSHVDFGWIGSDGLFKFVFKNSFSSFNLSYASTPDDKYVAFDAAAGYDMSWLVIASAGQLDEYALREGRLSLVRHDLCEASASVCLVATEAAAQRCGVYGDAFAAVNGSVPPSSASDLNVPIIDDFDDCELTCRTNCSCVAFAFGDSGCRLYYGSWSDLRGRGGDGNGVFYVRRVAARRKHGEKMRKLAIIILISSITPVILAAVVFWCFKRRHKRIFAANQLRDAKSATTIDIWKTNDVEFIGEEHKLTWFGIGTIENATDGFNAENKLGEGGFGPVYKGKLPGGQEIAVKRLSKRSVQGAKEFRNEAAVISMLQHRNLVKLLGCCIQGEEEYILVYEYLINRSLDSFIFDDSKQALLDWKTRVGIIEGIAQGILYLHKYSRLRIIHRDLKASNILLDGDMRPKISDFGMARIYGENEARARTTKIAGTYGYMSPEYAMEGNFSEKSDVFSFGIIVLEIISGKRNVSFFEADLSLNLLGYAWKLWKEGRSIEFLDATLQAGSCEAAKYVRLGLLCVQERAADRPAMPDFVAMASNDVAALPLPKQPAFLS, via the exons ATGATTTTCACGATCGTTCTTGGTCAAATGAGACATGCTGCGTGCTTGCTTTTCTTGCTCTCTTCTATTTGGCTATGCAACGCAGAGGACACAATGAGGCCCAACACAGTGCTGAGGGAGAACGACACTCTGGTCTCCGCCGCCGGCGTTTTCGAGCTGGGATTCTTCCGAGATGCCGTTTCCGGGCACGTGTTCGTGGGAATCTGGTTCAAGAATCTCGCGAAGAAGAAGCCCGTGTGGGTGGCGAATCGCGACAACCCGCTCGAGCATCTCTACGCGGCTTTCATGATCAGGGACGACGGCAACCTCATCGCCACGGACAGGCGGCAGGCGCCGATGCTCGTCAACTACGGCAAGCTCGCCACGACCTCCAACACCACCGCCACGCTTCTCGATTCCGGCAACCTCGTTCTCAGACAggagaacggcggcggcggcggtgagaTTATCTGGCAGAGTTTCGATTTCCCGACGGATACTCTGCTTCCCGGCATGCGACTCGGCTGGTTCCGCCTCCAGACGCCTCAGCCACGACGGCAGATTCTGCTGTCGTGGCTGGGCCCGCAGAACCCCTCCCGTGGCGATTTCACGGTGGGGACCGCGTACGAGGATGCCAGCCGAGTCGCTGTCTGGAACAGGGACGTCAGCCACGTGGACTTCGGCTGGATTGGGAGCGACGGATTGTTCAAATTCGTTTTCAAGAATTCGTTTTCCAGCTTCAACCTCAGCTACGCGTCCACTCCCGACGACAAGTACGTCGCTTTCGACGCCGCCGCCGGCTACGACATGTCGTGGCTGGTGATCGCGTCGGCGGGGCAGCTCGACGAGTACGCTCTGCGGGAGGGGAGGCTCTCCCTCGTGCGGCACGACCTGTGCGAGGCGAGCGCGAGCGTATGTTTGGTGGCcacggaggcggcggcgcagaGATGCGGGGTGTACGGGGATGCGTTTGCGGCGGTGAATGGATCCGTGCCGCCGTCTTCGGCGTCGGATTTGAACGTTCCGATCATTGATGACTTTGACGACTGCGAGCTCACTTGCCGCACCAACTGCTCTTGCGTCGCCTTCGCCTTCGGGGATTCCGGCTGCCGGCTTTACTACGGGAGTTGGAGTGATCTTCGCGGCCGCGGAGGGGATGGAAATGGTGTTTTTTATGTTCGGCGCGTCGCAGCAAGGCGGAAGCATG gTGAAAAGATGAGGAAGCTGGCAATAATCATCCTAATAAGCTCAATAACTCCAGTGATTCTAGCAGCTGTAGTCTTCTGGTGCTTCAAGCGACGACATAAACGCATCTTTGCAG CTAACCAACTCAGAGATGCTAAATCTGCAACTACAATCGACATATGGAAAACCAACGATGTCGAGTTCATTGGAGAAGAGCACAAGCTGACATGGTTTGGCATCGGCACGATCGAGAATGCAACGGACGGTTTCAACGCAGAGAACAAGCTCGGCGAGGGCGGTTTCGGACCGGTCTACAAG GGGAAGCTCCCGGGCGGGCAAGAAATCGCGGTGAAGAGGCTCTCAAAGCGGTCCGTTCAAGGCGCCAAGGAGTTCAGGAACGAAGCAGCAGTGATCTCCATGCTTCAGCACAGGAATCTTGTGAAGCTCCTAGGCTGCTGCATTCAAGGGGAGGAAGAATACATATTAGTATACGAATACCTCATCAACAGAAGCTTGGATTCCTTCATCTTTG ATGACTCGAAGCAGGCATTACTGGATTGGAAGACGCGGGTTGGAATCATTGAAGGAATCGCGCAGGGGATCCTGTATCTGCACAAGTACTCGAGGCTGAGGATCATACACCGGGACCTCAAGGCGAGCAACATCCTCCTGGATGGCGACATGAGGCCCAAGATCTCCGATTTTGGGATGGCGAGGATCTATGGCGAGAACGAAGCTCGTGCAAGAACAACGAAGATCGCTGGCACATA TGGTTACATGTCTCCTGAATACGCGATGGAGGGGAATTTCTCTGAGAAATCGGATGTGTTTAGCTTTGGGATTATAGTGCTGGAGATCATCAGTGGGAAGAGGAACGTCTCCTTCTTCGAGGCTGATCTGTCTCTGAATCTGCTCGGCTAT GCATGGAAGCTGTGGAAAGAAGGGAGGAGCATTGAGTTCTTAGACGCCACGCTGCAGGCTGGCTCGTGCGAAGCAGCAAAGTACGTCCGGCTAGGGCTGTTGTGCGTGCAGGAACGAGCTGCAGATCGCCCGGCCATGCCGGATTTTGTGGCCATGGCGTCCAACGATGTAGCTGCTCTTCCTCTGCCTAAACAGCCTGCATTTTTGAGCTAA